Proteins found in one Fulvitalea axinellae genomic segment:
- a CDS encoding two-component regulator propeller domain-containing protein, whose translation MRANIFLVFWLIVCQYFPAIAGGGLRNFVNLGVKEGLSQSSVTCISQDSRGYIWVGTQKGLNRYDGYSFETFYANELKENSLPNNHILDIACEPNGDIWISTGRGLCKYSYKSGAFQSVPVIISGKNESVKEIFVSSTGELILLAGGNLLKRKEAGFHIINRKETHPIERVADGGDGSLWAYSNNRIFQLDSKGSVTRKILSSKISGRINDMLMDSRNNLWLAGNSGLFVLRNENQTFDWYRHDESDSSSISNNTVRKITEDNEGRLWVGTFLGLNVTEGNGVFTRHYRSERPGGLSHGSIHALFTDKMGAVWAGTYFGGLSIHHPLNDRYSHFTTSGSGLSFPVVGEIIEDVDSQTLWIGTEGGGVNRAKWRRGDILDFESNKTIDTKRGLRNNNVKALEKDSLGRIWIGTFMGGTHIYSPKTDRLTLLPLSYKNRDATDIVNGGEYMYLSSPNGVWRYRISENSKLLGEQILKHAFSTSLMFDKTRKKLWIGTNGGLYSLLPDTQQTPERALFPNSDLSNNAINCITQGVKDNTIWIGTKKGLNKLDLKKGKFEWIGKTSKYKEIDVFSVKQNVDSILWILTDKFLLRYNTYEKSFEEYSSLNGAPLLEPIENALFITRNETVMIGTRNGLVSFSGKSFQKNSYQAPLHLKTIKVNEVPISEGDTIPGTKTQWHPKNLIELNYPYNNISFGFTCLNYFRPNNNQFEYMLEGYDSKWQKANVTRVASYSQLSAGEYVFKVKAWNNDGLPAKNEISIPIEVYPPFYLSRWAYAFYILIVIIITGLFIRNRLGIIKIKHRLQLETIEKEKSEELHQAKLRFFTNISHEFRTPLTMISGLLDELSQKEKGNRTLEGALRNTRRLRILVDELMDFRRMESGVEEPELANIDFVEFVKRIKTFFESYFSIKGVGLVLETNMEKAEVAVDVRMMEKAFFNLIGNALKYSNPGQHVRIRLNEDNRKLIAKISDSGKGMDKTESHRIFERFYKGDSGGSGIGLALTQKIIQAHNGHIAVTSEVGLGTEFTLIIPMKTVKGEKVTIEPTSEYEAETEFIEPISNEKDESAPIVLIVDDNPEILELVGGVLDSVAVVLKAHNAEMALEIAFEKIPECIICDVMMPGMSGTEFCSKIKNDIRTDHIPVLMLTAKTSEESRYENLSAGADDFVAKPFDSSLLRLKVRNILNTRKKSWIKMRESIKGDAPEPIKQTPQNALMSQLLNMIESQIDGKINVDNLAKEIGVSRAVFYRKLKSITGKTPNALIMEVRMRKAADMITSHPEMELKEIAWQVGVKTPKYFRKCFTDQYGVTPSEYRENLVSNPTKNEIARD comes from the coding sequence ATGAGAGCTAATATATTTTTAGTTTTTTGGCTAATTGTATGCCAATATTTCCCAGCAATAGCAGGAGGAGGTCTTCGGAATTTTGTCAATTTAGGCGTGAAAGAAGGCTTGTCTCAGAGCTCTGTGACTTGTATTTCCCAAGATTCAAGAGGCTATATTTGGGTGGGAACACAGAAAGGCCTAAATCGATATGACGGTTATTCATTCGAAACGTTTTATGCTAATGAGCTAAAAGAAAATAGCCTTCCCAATAATCATATATTGGACATTGCTTGCGAACCTAATGGCGATATTTGGATATCAACGGGAAGAGGTCTGTGTAAATATTCTTATAAATCGGGGGCCTTTCAATCTGTCCCTGTGATCATATCCGGTAAAAATGAGAGTGTAAAGGAAATATTTGTTAGCAGTACAGGCGAATTAATTCTATTAGCGGGAGGGAATCTACTTAAAAGAAAAGAAGCTGGTTTTCACATTATAAATAGAAAAGAAACACACCCTATTGAACGGGTAGCGGATGGGGGTGACGGAAGTCTATGGGCGTATTCAAATAACCGGATTTTCCAACTGGATTCAAAAGGAAGCGTTACTAGGAAAATCTTAAGCTCCAAAATTTCTGGCCGAATAAACGATATGTTGATGGATAGCCGTAACAATTTGTGGCTAGCTGGAAATTCAGGGTTATTTGTTTTAAGAAACGAAAATCAAACATTTGATTGGTATCGCCATGATGAGTCAGACTCCTCAAGTATTTCAAATAACACAGTCCGCAAAATCACTGAAGATAACGAAGGAAGGCTCTGGGTCGGTACATTTTTAGGTCTCAATGTTACGGAAGGTAACGGCGTCTTTACCCGTCATTATCGATCAGAAAGACCCGGTGGTTTATCACATGGATCAATTCATGCCTTATTTACCGATAAAATGGGCGCTGTATGGGCCGGCACATATTTCGGAGGGTTATCAATCCATCATCCTTTAAATGATCGTTACAGTCATTTCACAACTTCAGGAAGCGGACTAAGCTTTCCAGTTGTCGGTGAAATCATTGAGGATGTCGATTCACAAACCTTGTGGATTGGGACCGAAGGGGGAGGAGTAAACAGAGCTAAATGGAGGAGAGGAGATATTCTTGATTTTGAATCAAATAAAACGATTGATACAAAAAGAGGATTAAGGAATAATAATGTCAAAGCATTAGAAAAAGATAGTCTTGGCAGGATCTGGATAGGTACATTCATGGGAGGAACACATATCTATTCCCCAAAAACAGATAGGTTAACCCTTCTCCCTCTTTCATATAAAAATCGTGATGCAACAGATATAGTTAACGGAGGGGAATACATGTATCTAAGCTCGCCAAATGGTGTATGGAGATACCGGATTTCTGAAAACTCTAAACTCCTTGGGGAGCAAATCCTTAAACATGCCTTTTCCACAAGTTTAATGTTTGATAAAACGAGAAAAAAACTATGGATAGGGACAAATGGAGGGCTTTATAGTCTTTTGCCCGATACTCAACAAACACCTGAAAGAGCCCTATTCCCAAATTCCGATTTGAGCAATAATGCTATAAACTGTATAACTCAAGGGGTTAAAGACAATACCATTTGGATTGGGACAAAAAAAGGGCTCAACAAGCTCGATTTAAAAAAAGGAAAGTTTGAATGGATAGGAAAAACATCGAAATATAAGGAAATAGACGTTTTTTCCGTAAAACAGAATGTCGATTCCATTTTATGGATATTAACAGATAAATTCCTATTACGATATAATACGTATGAAAAGAGTTTTGAAGAATATTCCTCACTAAATGGGGCACCATTATTAGAACCTATTGAAAACGCATTATTCATTACTAGGAACGAAACCGTAATGATCGGGACTAGGAATGGATTGGTTTCTTTTTCAGGAAAATCCTTTCAGAAAAACTCTTACCAAGCCCCTCTTCATTTAAAAACAATAAAGGTAAATGAGGTACCAATAAGTGAAGGTGACACAATTCCAGGAACAAAGACTCAATGGCACCCCAAAAACTTAATTGAACTTAATTACCCATATAACAATATCTCGTTCGGGTTTACATGCTTGAATTACTTTAGACCAAATAATAACCAATTCGAGTATATGTTGGAGGGCTACGATTCCAAATGGCAAAAGGCTAATGTTACAAGAGTTGCGTCTTATTCTCAATTATCTGCAGGGGAATATGTCTTTAAAGTCAAAGCTTGGAATAATGACGGTTTGCCAGCCAAAAACGAAATTTCCATACCAATTGAAGTTTATCCCCCTTTTTACCTAAGTAGATGGGCTTATGCCTTTTACATCTTAATCGTTATTATAATCACTGGGCTTTTTATAAGAAACAGGTTAGGTATTATAAAGATTAAGCATCGCCTTCAGTTAGAAACTATTGAGAAGGAGAAATCGGAGGAATTACACCAAGCCAAACTACGATTCTTCACGAATATCTCCCATGAGTTTCGGACTCCATTAACAATGATTTCGGGTTTATTGGATGAATTGTCCCAAAAAGAAAAAGGTAACAGAACACTTGAAGGCGCATTACGGAATACACGTCGACTGCGGATTTTAGTTGACGAGTTGATGGATTTCAGAAGAATGGAATCAGGAGTGGAAGAGCCGGAATTGGCGAATATAGATTTTGTTGAATTTGTAAAGCGCATAAAGACATTTTTCGAAAGTTATTTCTCAATAAAAGGAGTGGGGCTAGTTTTGGAAACGAACATGGAAAAAGCAGAAGTGGCTGTAGATGTTCGGATGATGGAAAAAGCATTTTTCAACCTCATTGGAAACGCTTTAAAATATTCGAACCCTGGTCAACATGTCCGAATTCGATTGAATGAGGATAATAGAAAACTAATCGCAAAGATAAGTGATAGTGGGAAGGGGATGGATAAAACGGAAAGCCATCGAATCTTCGAGCGTTTTTATAAAGGCGATTCCGGGGGATCAGGAATAGGTTTGGCTTTAACCCAAAAAATCATACAAGCGCACAACGGCCATATTGCCGTCACCTCAGAAGTAGGATTAGGAACTGAATTTACTCTCATAATTCCTATGAAAACCGTAAAAGGGGAAAAAGTCACAATAGAACCAACTTCAGAATATGAAGCAGAAACAGAATTCATTGAACCTATTTCAAACGAAAAAGATGAAAGCGCTCCAATTGTCTTAATTGTTGATGATAACCCCGAAATTTTAGAGTTAGTAGGAGGGGTGCTCGACTCGGTAGCAGTGGTTCTTAAAGCTCATAATGCCGAAATGGCGCTTGAAATTGCTTTTGAAAAAATACCTGAATGTATTATTTGTGATGTGATGATGCCCGGAATGTCCGGAACAGAATTTTGCTCAAAAATTAAAAACGATATTCGAACAGATCACATACCTGTTCTTATGCTTACCGCAAAAACATCGGAAGAAAGCAGATATGAAAACCTCAGTGCCGGTGCGGACGACTTTGTCGCAAAACCTTTCGATTCATCTTTATTGAGACTGAAAGTGAGAAATATCCTTAATACAAGAAAGAAATCTTGGATTAAAATGCGAGAAAGCATAAAAGGAGACGCTCCTGAACCTATAAAGCAAACTCCGCAGAATGCGCTTATGAGTCAATTACTTAATATGATAGAATCGCAAATTGACGGAAAAATCAATGTAGATAATTTAGCCAAAGAGATAGGGGTCAGCCGAGCGGTATTTTATCGGAAATTAAAGTCGATCACTGGAAAAACTCCCAACGCATTAATTATGGAAGTACGGATGAGAAAAGCGGCGGACATGATTACCTCACACCCCGAAATGGAGCTTAAAGAAATCGCTTGGCAAGTAGGGGTGAAAACTCCAAAATATTTCCGGAAATGCTTCACGGATCAATACGGAGTTACCCCGTCAGAGTATAGGGAGAATTTGGTGTCAAACCCTACCAAAAATGAGATCGCAAGAGATTAG
- the polX gene encoding DNA polymerase/3'-5' exonuclease PolX: MTNKEIISLFRNTAKLAELHGENPFKVRGYNNAIFTLENIGSPLREMSAEERKEKTGFGKGMLENLETAMSTGGFPSHDELMQRTPAGVLSMLSIKGVGAKKIRVLWQEADIDNLPALEKACIAGEVAQLKGFASKTEQKILESIRFLRANEGKVFYAHAEAFAKQIIETLDSEFPENETIIVGEFRRQCEVITELTFVHVTENPKNVSKYLSSIESLEKSESKSGPFVWRGKLIENGLLVSLKFINKTSLGASLLKETGSESHLMHIGETGKSLYETTLEFPGLSEIEYYERVGLPFIPPALRENYLEFEFSKSGSIPEMINYEDLRGPLHNHSSYSDGADTLETMAVYAKEQGWEYVGMSDHSKSAFYANGLDEIRIDKQHREIDSLNERLAPFTIFKGIESDILQDGSLDYDDSTLAKFDFVVASIHSGLEMDEQKATERLLTAIKNPYTTILGHPTGRILLKRKGYPIDHRKIIDACAEHNVIIEINANPHRLDLDWRWINYAIQKGVLLSVNPDAHETAGYHDMHYGIKVAQKAGLSAKQVFNTLSLNDVKDYFNKRKKGIATVN; encoded by the coding sequence TTGACAAACAAAGAAATTATCTCCCTATTTAGGAATACCGCTAAGTTGGCGGAATTACACGGTGAAAACCCTTTCAAAGTCCGCGGTTATAACAACGCTATTTTCACATTGGAAAATATCGGAAGCCCTCTTAGGGAAATGTCTGCGGAGGAAAGGAAAGAGAAAACGGGATTCGGAAAAGGAATGCTGGAGAATCTTGAAACCGCAATGTCAACAGGTGGATTTCCGAGTCACGACGAACTAATGCAAAGAACTCCTGCCGGTGTATTGTCTATGTTATCAATAAAGGGAGTCGGCGCAAAGAAAATCCGAGTCTTGTGGCAAGAGGCGGATATTGATAATTTGCCTGCTTTAGAAAAAGCTTGTATTGCCGGAGAGGTTGCACAACTAAAAGGCTTTGCCTCGAAAACAGAGCAGAAAATTTTAGAATCAATCCGGTTTTTAAGAGCGAACGAGGGCAAAGTTTTTTACGCTCACGCCGAAGCTTTTGCCAAGCAGATTATAGAAACTTTAGACTCCGAATTTCCTGAAAACGAAACGATCATAGTAGGTGAGTTTAGACGACAATGCGAAGTGATAACGGAATTGACATTCGTTCACGTTACTGAGAACCCGAAAAACGTCTCTAAATATTTATCCAGTATTGAATCCTTGGAAAAAAGCGAATCCAAATCGGGTCCATTTGTATGGCGTGGCAAGCTTATCGAAAATGGACTTTTAGTCTCACTAAAATTCATAAATAAAACTAGCCTTGGTGCTTCGTTATTAAAAGAAACTGGTTCTGAAAGCCATTTAATGCATATTGGTGAAACTGGAAAATCACTTTATGAGACGACTTTAGAGTTTCCAGGATTATCGGAAATCGAATATTACGAAAGAGTTGGGCTTCCGTTTATTCCTCCCGCTTTACGTGAGAATTATTTGGAATTTGAGTTTTCCAAATCAGGGAGTATCCCTGAAATGATTAATTACGAAGATTTACGTGGCCCCCTTCATAATCACTCAAGCTATAGTGATGGAGCGGATACATTGGAAACAATGGCTGTTTACGCAAAAGAGCAGGGCTGGGAATACGTGGGAATGAGTGACCACAGTAAATCGGCTTTTTACGCCAACGGGTTGGATGAAATCCGAATAGATAAACAACATCGTGAAATCGATTCGCTGAATGAGCGATTGGCTCCGTTTACGATCTTTAAGGGTATTGAATCAGATATTCTCCAAGACGGATCTTTGGATTATGATGATTCCACATTAGCAAAATTTGACTTTGTTGTAGCCTCTATTCATTCCGGTCTGGAAATGGATGAACAAAAAGCGACGGAACGCTTATTAACGGCAATCAAAAATCCATATACAACAATCTTAGGACATCCTACTGGGCGAATTCTATTAAAACGAAAAGGGTATCCTATTGATCACCGTAAAATCATTGACGCCTGTGCTGAGCATAATGTAATTATAGAAATTAATGCCAATCCGCATCGACTTGATCTTGATTGGCGCTGGATCAATTACGCTATTCAAAAGGGCGTTTTATTAAGCGTAAACCCGGACGCACATGAAACCGCAGGTTACCACGATATGCATTACGGAATAAAAGTGGCCCAAAAAGCGGGACTTTCCGCAAAACAAGTGTTCAACACTTTGTCGTTGAACGATGTAAAAGATTATTTTAATAAAAGAAAAAAGGGGATTGCGACAGTAAACTAA
- a CDS encoding glycosyltransferase family 9 protein, giving the protein MSPKKILILRFSSIGDIVLTTPVPRTLKTQLDDAEIHFCTKKQFAGILEENPYIDKVHTLGNRLGDLVNELKKEKFDYVVDLHNNLRTMIIKARLGVKSSTFDKLNLKKWLYVHLKMDVMPNRHIVDRYMDAVQPLGVKMDTLGLDYFIPENDVYDPKWLPESHRKEFVAVVVGASFSTKRLPTEKLIQLCDQIAKPIVLLGGKEDVEVGEQIEAFFKAELDKQKEDTLAELGKKTQIFNACGKFNLHRSAALVKASRCVFTHDTGLMHIAAAFKKEIYSIWGNTTPELGMYPYRTKFTVFEVKGLNCRPCSKLGYNECPKGHFRCMKDQKFDFYLP; this is encoded by the coding sequence ATGAGTCCTAAAAAAATATTAATTCTCCGTTTCTCATCCATTGGTGATATCGTATTAACTACACCTGTACCAAGAACTCTGAAAACCCAATTGGATGATGCGGAAATTCATTTTTGCACAAAAAAACAATTTGCGGGAATCCTTGAAGAGAATCCTTATATCGATAAAGTTCATACGCTAGGCAACCGTTTAGGTGATCTGGTAAATGAATTAAAGAAGGAGAAATTCGATTATGTGGTTGATCTCCACAATAACTTGAGAACGATGATTATCAAAGCTAGGCTAGGAGTAAAGTCCTCCACATTTGATAAACTGAATCTCAAAAAGTGGCTTTATGTCCATTTGAAGATGGATGTTATGCCAAATAGGCATATAGTCGATAGGTATATGGATGCCGTTCAGCCTCTTGGAGTAAAAATGGACACTTTGGGGCTTGATTATTTCATTCCTGAAAATGACGTATATGACCCGAAGTGGCTCCCTGAAAGTCACAGAAAAGAATTTGTGGCTGTAGTCGTTGGAGCTTCGTTTTCCACAAAACGGTTACCTACCGAAAAGCTTATTCAACTCTGCGATCAAATAGCGAAACCTATAGTATTACTTGGCGGAAAAGAAGATGTTGAGGTAGGGGAGCAAATCGAAGCTTTCTTTAAAGCCGAACTCGATAAACAAAAGGAAGATACCCTTGCAGAATTGGGTAAGAAAACGCAAATATTTAATGCTTGCGGAAAATTCAATCTACATCGCTCAGCGGCTTTAGTAAAGGCTTCCCGTTGCGTATTCACTCACGACACGGGATTAATGCATATCGCCGCAGCTTTTAAAAAAGAAATATATTCAATCTGGGGGAATACAACACCTGAATTAGGAATGTATCCTTACCGTACAAAATTCACTGTCTTTGAAGTTAAGGGTCTAAACTGCCGGCCATGTTCCAAATTAGGTTATAATGAATGTCCTAAAGGCCATTTCAGATGTATGAAAGACCAGAAATTCGACTTCTACCTGCCCTAA
- the bioD gene encoding dethiobiotin synthase: MKDNIVFITAIDTDAGKTFATGVLAKQYKDQGINVITQKLSQTGCVGISEDILKHRELMDIPVQEVDKSGLTCPYVFTFPASPHLAAEMDGFEIDPKKITQSTEELSDQYELVLVEGVGGLHVPITRDLSLLDYLEERKYPLILVSSAKLGSVNHTLMSLELAKTRGIEVIGIIYNRHPESPEPIAKDSKRIFADYLKRFGFENAFIADLPIIESGEDLRISNLPLASELV, encoded by the coding sequence ATGAAAGACAATATAGTTTTTATAACGGCAATAGATACAGACGCTGGGAAGACATTTGCCACTGGTGTTCTGGCAAAGCAGTATAAAGATCAGGGGATAAACGTAATAACCCAGAAACTTTCGCAAACGGGTTGTGTCGGGATTTCTGAAGATATTCTCAAGCATCGTGAATTGATGGATATACCTGTTCAGGAAGTGGACAAAAGTGGTCTGACGTGCCCCTATGTATTCACTTTTCCGGCTTCTCCGCACTTAGCGGCCGAAATGGATGGTTTTGAAATTGATCCAAAGAAAATAACGCAATCTACTGAAGAACTTTCGGATCAATATGAATTGGTACTTGTGGAGGGTGTCGGTGGTTTACATGTTCCCATAACAAGGGATCTTTCTTTATTAGATTATCTGGAGGAACGGAAATACCCTTTGATTTTGGTGAGTTCAGCCAAATTGGGAAGCGTAAACCATACTTTGATGTCTTTGGAATTGGCAAAAACCAGAGGTATAGAAGTTATCGGAATCATTTATAACAGACATCCTGAGTCTCCGGAGCCTATAGCGAAGGACTCAAAAAGAATATTTGCGGATTATCTTAAGAGGTTCGGTTTCGAAAATGCTTTTATCGCTGATTTGCCCATAATCGAATCAGGCGAAGATTTGAGAATATCAAATCTACCCTTGGCTAGCGAACTTGTCTAA
- a CDS encoding methyltransferase domain-containing protein, with protein MNICVDKQRVKESFSIGARTYDRNAEAQLKIVRNFLGLLKSRVSPDDFRCTMEFGCGTGFLTKRIISEYSPQSFYLNDLVEFCVNELEKLYPVITPMSGDAECLDLPNGLSSAVSASTVQWFDDFQGFTEKIHKALVPNGLFAFTSFGPGNFTEIRSLSGKGLNYLSEDRVCKILEEKGFEVLHSSAETLMYEFESPVAVLRHMKYTGVNATASKRSGSTGIGPFRQNYIKQYPYGQGVALTFNPLYFIARKREK; from the coding sequence ATGAATATTTGTGTAGATAAACAGCGGGTAAAGGAAAGTTTTTCCATTGGTGCCCGAACATATGACCGGAACGCTGAGGCTCAACTCAAAATTGTCCGGAATTTTTTAGGATTACTCAAGTCCAGAGTCTCTCCCGATGATTTTCGCTGTACAATGGAATTTGGTTGCGGAACAGGATTTCTGACCAAAAGGATTATTTCGGAATACTCTCCGCAGTCATTTTACCTTAATGATTTGGTGGAGTTTTGCGTAAATGAATTGGAAAAGTTATATCCAGTTATAACGCCAATGTCTGGTGACGCCGAATGTCTTGATCTGCCAAATGGTCTGTCATCTGCCGTAAGCGCTTCTACGGTACAGTGGTTTGATGATTTTCAAGGATTCACTGAAAAGATCCATAAGGCTCTTGTTCCGAACGGCCTTTTTGCCTTTACCTCGTTTGGTCCGGGAAATTTTACAGAAATAAGAAGTTTGTCTGGAAAGGGTCTCAATTACCTTTCCGAAGATCGGGTTTGTAAAATTCTGGAAGAAAAAGGGTTTGAGGTTTTACACTCGTCAGCTGAAACACTTATGTATGAGTTTGAGTCACCGGTCGCAGTGTTAAGGCACATGAAGTATACGGGGGTGAACGCTACAGCTAGCAAGAGAAGTGGAAGTACGGGTATAGGGCCGTTTAGGCAGAATTATATTAAGCAATACCCTTACGGACAAGGAGTGGCCCTGACGTTTAACCCTCTCTATTTTATCGCTCGAAAAAGAGAAAAATGA
- a CDS encoding DUF452 family protein has product MKTFWLHNNNNDKIILFFAGWGQDPEPFLPLPSDSYDVLMAYDYAEGNPKIDLREIVTGYREAYLVGWSMGVWFAQEAVIGNEDLFDGKFAVNGTLNPLDDEFGIPPKIFQGTYLAFSEVTRKKFFQRMCYKSAGASLFFDHSPKRDLDSQKAELKFMLDVSKEDPQKRNIFSKAIIGENDLIFPSQNQKNYWEGKVETISMDQPHFPFYAWPSWDEFLRVFS; this is encoded by the coding sequence ATGAAAACCTTTTGGCTTCATAACAATAATAACGATAAGATTATACTTTTTTTCGCTGGATGGGGCCAAGATCCCGAGCCGTTCCTCCCTCTCCCCTCCGACAGTTACGACGTGTTGATGGCTTACGATTATGCCGAAGGGAATCCAAAGATAGATTTGCGAGAGATTGTCACAGGGTATAGGGAAGCTTACCTAGTTGGCTGGTCCATGGGCGTATGGTTTGCGCAGGAAGCCGTAATCGGTAATGAGGACCTATTCGACGGTAAGTTTGCGGTAAACGGAACCCTCAACCCTTTGGATGACGAATTCGGTATTCCACCGAAGATTTTTCAGGGCACATATTTAGCCTTTTCGGAAGTTACCAGAAAGAAATTTTTTCAGAGAATGTGCTATAAATCGGCGGGTGCGTCTCTTTTCTTCGATCATTCTCCAAAGAGAGATCTTGATAGCCAAAAAGCGGAATTGAAATTTATGTTGGACGTGTCGAAAGAAGATCCGCAGAAGAGAAATATATTTTCCAAAGCGATAATCGGAGAAAACGACCTGATATTCCCTAGTCAGAACCAGAAAAACTATTGGGAAGGAAAAGTCGAAACAATTTCGATGGACCAGCCCCATTTTCCTTTTTACGCTTGGCCTTCGTGGGATGAATTCCTCCGTGTTTTTTCGTAA
- a CDS encoding universal stress protein, whose amino-acid sequence MSLEIKKIMIALDLSDMDQQLFEYALILSENIKLDHIYLVHIVKSFDDLDESEKEGDPSLPVDEGMKRLISEKVPAELSKRAEIHIEIHEGPTIKSLLRWSKFKDVDLLVIGHKQDKYHEDYLPAQVANFSKCSVTLVPEVFPKELRRILIPVDFSEHAGFAVKASLFVSKHKEENPEIKLINIYEVPSGYHTIGKSFDEFANIIRTQHEKEFEDFVKKNDFEKEELKCEYILDQKGNIAQAIADYAQENEVDVIVIGAKGRTHLASMLIGSVAKKLIQISSRLPVVVIKQKEDEYNLIDGLWDI is encoded by the coding sequence ATGAGCCTGGAAATAAAAAAAATCATGATCGCCCTGGATCTGAGCGACATGGACCAACAATTGTTCGAATATGCCCTAATTCTTTCAGAGAATATTAAGCTGGACCATATTTATCTAGTGCATATCGTCAAGAGTTTTGACGATCTTGACGAGTCCGAAAAGGAAGGTGACCCCTCATTGCCTGTAGATGAGGGAATGAAGAGGCTAATATCCGAAAAGGTTCCGGCGGAGTTGTCGAAAAGGGCCGAGATACATATAGAAATCCATGAAGGACCAACGATTAAGTCTTTGCTAAGATGGAGCAAATTCAAGGATGTTGACCTACTGGTAATCGGTCATAAACAGGATAAGTATCACGAAGATTATCTTCCGGCGCAAGTTGCTAATTTTTCGAAGTGCTCCGTGACGCTTGTCCCTGAGGTTTTCCCAAAAGAGCTTCGCCGTATTTTAATTCCTGTTGACTTCTCCGAACATGCTGGGTTTGCCGTAAAGGCCAGTTTGTTTGTCTCAAAGCACAAAGAAGAAAATCCCGAAATCAAGCTGATAAATATTTACGAAGTGCCGTCGGGATATCATACGATAGGTAAATCTTTTGATGAGTTCGCCAATATCATCCGTACTCAACATGAAAAGGAATTTGAGGATTTCGTTAAGAAAAATGATTTTGAGAAAGAAGAGTTGAAGTGTGAGTATATCCTTGACCAAAAAGGAAACATAGCGCAGGCCATTGCTGACTACGCCCAAGAAAATGAGGTGGACGTTATCGTAATCGGAGCCAAAGGGCGGACACATCTAGCCTCGATGCTAATCGGAAGTGTGGCGAAGAAACTAATCCAGATTTCCAGCCGTTTGCCTGTAGTGGTTATAAAGCAAAAAGAAGACGAATACAATTTGATAGATGGACTTTGGGACATCTAA